CGATGTTGCGCATAATTGGATCGTGAAACTGTCCTTCGTGCAGCCAGTTGCCATAGAAACCAGACAATTGCTCTTTCCAGGAAAGTTGCCATTTGGTTAAAGTATGTTTTTCGAGGGTATGGTGAGCTTTGATGATCACAATTGGCGCTGCTGCTTCAAAACCCACACGTCCTTTTATACCAATAATGGTATCTCCAACGTGGATATCTCTGCCAATACCATAAGGTTGTGCAATGGCCTGCAATTTTTGAATGGCCTGAACAGGCGCTAAAGTTTCGCCATCAAGAGCCACTAACTCTCCTTTTTCAAAAGTCAATTCAATTTTACGGGATTTTGTTTCCGAAACTTGTGTAGGCCATGCTTCTTCTGGTAAAGTCTCATTAGAAGTTAATGTTTCTTTTCCCCCTACTGAAGTTCCCCATAATCCTTTATTGATTGAATATCTCGCTTTTTCGGCGCTATATTCCACACCATGAGCATTCAGGTATTCTATTTCCGCTTCGCGGGATAATTTTAAATCTCTGATTGGCGTAATGATCTCTACGTTAGGAATGATGATATTAAAGATCATATCAAAACGTACCTGATCGTTACCTGCTCCTGTACTTCCATGAGCTACATAATCAGCACCAATCTTTTTTACATAATTAGCAATGGCAGTTGCCTGACTTACACGCTCTGCGCTTACAGAAAGTGGATAGGTAGCGTTTTTCAATACGTTACCAAAAATCAGGTATTTAATACAACCGTTATAATAATTTGTAGTTTCATCAACTACAGCATGAGAAGCTACACCAAGGGCGTAAGCACGCTTTTCAATTTCCTGTAACTCTTCCTCAGAAAATCCACCTGTATTTACAATTACAGAATGAACCTCAAGTCCACGGTCCTGAGCAAGGTAAATACAACAAAACGAGGTATCTAAACCTCCGCTAAAAGCTAAAACAACTTTCTTCTTCATCTTAATATGACAGCTATTTAAATAAAATACTAAACAATAGAAACAGGGATTTCAGGCCCTTTTTATTATGGGGCTTTGATTTAAGCACTAACCTTTGCTTAATGCGCATAAAACGCTCGTACAGCTTAGGCTTTTTGTGCAGCTCTTCAGCAAATTTCTTTGCCACGTCGTGCTTTTGTGCTACAGGATCGTACAGCATTGCGGTACACATACAGTTTTTACGTTCCTTCATTTTTAATATTTCGAAGTTAACGCAACTTTGGCAACCTTTCCAAAATTCTTCATCCTGGGTAAGTTCGGAATAAGTAACCGGCTCGTAGCCAAGATCAGAATTGATCTTCATTACGGCAAGGCCTGTTGTTAAACCAAATATCTTAGCCTTCGGATACTTTTGTCGGGAAAGTTCAAAGATTTTTTCCTTAATGGCATGGGCTAAGCCTGCCTTACGGTATTTAGGACTAACGATAAGTCCTGAGTTGGCCACGAACTGCCCGTGAGTCCATGTTTCTATGTAGCAGAACCCTGCCCATGAGCCATCTTTATGAAATGCAATAACGGCTTTACCATCCGCCATTTTCCCTGCCACGTACTCCGGAGAGCGCTTAGCGATACCTGTACCTCGTGCTTTCGCCGATTCAGCCATCTCTTCACAGATTTCTTCTGCAAAGACACGATGTTCAGGAAGTGCAACCTGCACTATAAAATCGTTTATATTCATTAATATGATAACGAAAAAATATAAATGTTCTGATTAATTGTTTTTTGAGAGGCAATCCTCTTCGTAAATGGCCTGATATAAGGGATTTACTCAGATCCGCGGCGTATAGGTTTGCCGGTTCGTAGTCACAAAAAACACGGGTTGTAAACGTTCAATAAACAGACTTCTTGAAGCAATATTCTTTGCTTCAACAATAGAAAGTTTATGCGTTGCGTGTTTGATCATTTTCTGTTTATAATAATTATTTGAATGAGTTGAGGCGCAAAGGTTTAAATAAATATTGAGTTGTGCAATACGTTTTTAATTTTTTTACATTTTTATAATGAAAAAATGCTTTTAATTTAATGGCATGAAAAAGTGCCTCATCATCCTATGCCTCATCATCCCAAGAGTGGTTTTGTCGCAAGACATCAAACTTACCAGGGCAATTCTGGATACACTCACCTCCAAAACGATGTGGGGAAGAGGCTATACCCACAATGGGCTTGGGAAGGCTGCCGATTATATCAGCGCTCAATTTAAGACATACGGGCTTAGTCCGATGGGCGGAAAAACATTTAAGCAGGACTTCTCTTTCTCTGTAAATACCTTTCCGGGTAATATGGAACTCAAAATAAATGGCAAATCGCTTGTCGCCGGGAAGGAGTTTATTGTAATGCCCGAAAGCATGGGAAGCGTAGCAAGTGGCAAGCTGGAACAAAAAGACAGCACGGTATTTATTTCATCGACGGATAGGCTTGTGCTGGTTTTGAAAGATAAACTAACCTGGTCGGTAAGCAACAAAGTGGCCGACTATACGGGTATCGAAGTACTTAAAAAGGCCACAACCATACCGGAAACCTTTGATATAAATATCGAAAACCGCTTTATCCCGGAATTTAAAACGGCAAACATTTGTGGGCTGGTCAGAGGAACCATGCGGCCCGACTCCTTAATTGTACTGACGGCACACTATGATCATTTAGGCGGAATGGGGAATACAACTTATTTTCCCGGAGCAAATGACAATGCCAGTGGGGTTTCCTTTTTGATGAGTATGGCTAAACATTATGCGGCTAATCCAGCCCCCTACACCATGGCATTTATTTGCTTTTCGGCCGAAGAACCCGGTCTGATCGGCTCGCAATACTTTACGGAACATCCACTTATTGAACTGAATAAAATCCGCTTTTTAGTTAACCTCGATATGGTTGGAACCGGAGAAACGGGCATTACCGTAGTTAATGCAACTGAATACCCAAAAGAGTTTGCTCTGCTAAACCAGGTTAATGATGCCCATCATTACCTCGCAAAGATTAATTCCAGAGGTAAGGCGGCAAATAGCGACCACTACTTTTTTTCGGAAAAAGGGGTTCCTGCTTTCTTTATTTATACTACCGGAGGTATAAGTGCATACCATGATGTTTTTGATCGTCCTGATAGTCTTCCTTTCACTAAATACAACGATCTTTTTAAGCTGTTTGTCGATTTTAACAACAAACTCATGCAGTAATGCTTCTTTTTCATTTTATTCGGCATAGTTTAAACCAATTTCCTTTAATTTCGTTGTTAATAAAAAAACAACCTGATTATGTTCGATAAATTGATGGCGGCACAACAAAAAGCCGATGAAATAAAAAAACGTCTGGATACAATTTCTGTTTATGGTGAAGTTGAAGGCGGTGCAATACGTATTACTGCTACGGCAAATAAAGCGATTACCAGTGTAGAGATTAATGATGACTTTTACAAGCAAGCTGATAAAGAAGAGCTGGAAGAGCTACTGCTTACGGCCATAAACAAGGCCCTTACTCAGGCTGATCAGGTAAGCGCCACAGAAATGCAGGCTGCGACCAAAGATATGTTGGGTGGACTTGGTGGTATGTTTGGACAATAATACTCACGCTTAATAACTAAATACAGATGAAGTATACTTATTATGGCCAATCCTGCTTTCTGCTTGAAGCTGATGGCAAAAAGTTTCTTTTTGATCCTTTTATTACGCACAACCCTCTGGCTAAACATATTGATATCAAAAGCATTGAAGCCGATTATATCCTGGTTAGCCACGGGCATGGGGACCATGTCGCCGATCTGGTAGAAATTGCAAATCAGACCAAAGCACAGGTAATTGCGATGGTTGAGGTTGCCGGCTGGATCAGAAAACAGGGTGTACAAAATGTAACTGATGTAAATTTTGGCAAAGCTAAATTTGACTTCGGAACATTGCGCACTGTCTGGGCAACGCATTCCAGCAGCAATCCGGATGGTAGTTATGGTGGTAATCCTGCCGGTTTTGTATTGGAACTGGAAGGGCAAACGATATACTATGCCGGAGATACTGCACTAACTATGGAGATGAAAATCCTTGCTGACTTATATCATATGAATTATGCCATTCTTCCTATTGGCGGTCATTATACCATGGATGCTGACGATGCAGTTGTAGCAGCAAAATACCTTAACTGCGATGAAGTAATTGGCGTACATTACAATACTTTCCAGCCAATTCAGATAGATACTGAAGCAGCAACGGCTAAATTTAAAAGAGAAAATAAGACGTTACTTTTACCGGAAATTGGTGAAACAATTGAGCTTTAATTGTAAAATACCTATTCAAAAAAGAGCCAGCATCATGATTTATGATGCTGGCTCTTTTTTGTACGTGTGTCATTCAGAATAACCAACGCTTAATGTGCCGCTAACCAATTCACCCCCTCACCAATCTCTATTTCAATTGGCACGGTAGTTTTAATTGCGGTCTTCATTCGATGTGTAATGATCTCTTTCATTGCTGCTACTTCTGTCTTCAGCACATCAAACACCAACTCATCATGTACCTGCATGGTCATTTTAGACTGCAAGCCTTGCGCCTGAATATCCTTATGGATATTAATCATAGCTACCTTGATCATATCCGCAGCAGAACCTTGTATCGGTGCATTGATCGCATTTCGCTCTGCAAAACCACGAACCGTCTGATTAGCCGAATTGATATCACGCAAATACCTTCTTCTGCCTAGAATTGTTTCTACGTATCCATTTTCACGCGCAGCGTGCATGGTGTCGGCCATATATCTTTTGATACCCGGATATTGAGTGAAATATTGATCTATAATCGCTGCTGCCTCTTTTCTTGGTATGCCAAGGTTCTGTGACAATCCAAAAGCAGATTGCCCATATATGATCCCAAAGTTTACCGCTTTGGCATTACGACGCTGTGTTGCGTCTACTTCTTCAATAGAAAGACCATATACTTTAGCTGCTGTCGCAGTGTGAATGTCTATCCCCTTATCAAAAGCCTCCAACATGTTCTCTTCTTTACTGATCTCTGCAATAATGCGGAGTTCTATCTGCGAATAATCCGCAGAAAGGAGGATATGATCTTCATCCCTGGCAATAAATGCTTTACGCACTTCCCTACCACGCTCTGTACGGATCGGGATGTTCTGCAGGTTAGGGTTATTTGAACTTAACCTTCCTGTTGCAGCCACAGCTTGATTATAACTGGTATGCACACGTCCCGTTTTAGGGTTTACCAACAAAGGTAAAGCATCTACATAGGTTGATTTTAGCTTTTGCAACTGACGGAAATCCAGAATATCCTGAACGATGTCGCTTTTATGTGCCAAGGCCAACAACACATCCTCTCCGGTTTGATATTGCCCGGTTTTGGTCTTTTTAGCTTTAGGATCAAGCTGTAGTTTATCAAAAAGCACCTCTCCCAATTGCTTTGGTGAGGCCAGGTTAAACTTAATGCCACATTTATCGTATACATTCTGTTCAAACCTTCTAATATCCAGCTCCAGCTCTTTAGAGTAATTGATCAGGGTATCCATATCAATCCTTACCCCTTCTTTTTCCATATCAGCAAGTACATAAATCAAAGGATTTTCTACTTCTGTTGCTAATTTTTCGGCGTTTAGCTCTTTTAGTAATGGTGTAAAAAAATTGGCCAGCTGTAAGGTTACATCTGCGTCTTCCGCGGCATAATCTACCACCTGCTCTACCGGAACATCACGCATATTACCCTGCCCCTTACCTTTTGCTCCAATTAAGGTGGTGATTGAAATTGGCGAATAATTTAAATAATTCTCCGACAGTACATCCATATTGTGTCTGGTGTCCGGGTCTATCAGGTAGTGTGCCAACATGGTATCAAACAACCTTCCCTTTAAAGAGATGCCATACCATTTCAGGATCAGCATATCATATTTAATATTCTGCCCTATTTTTACAATGTTCTCATTTTCCAATACGGGTTTAAACTCGTCAACAATCTGTTGTGCACCTTCCTTATTGGCAGGCACAGGCACATAATAACCTTCGCCCGGTTTAATACTAAAGGATATCCCCACTAAATCGGACAGATTCGCATCTGTTC
This is a stretch of genomic DNA from Candidatus Pedobacter colombiensis. It encodes these proteins:
- the argG gene encoding argininosuccinate synthase, translating into MKKKVVLAFSGGLDTSFCCIYLAQDRGLEVHSVIVNTGGFSEEELQEIEKRAYALGVASHAVVDETTNYYNGCIKYLIFGNVLKNATYPLSVSAERVSQATAIANYVKKIGADYVAHGSTGAGNDQVRFDMIFNIIIPNVEIITPIRDLKLSREAEIEYLNAHGVEYSAEKARYSINKGLWGTSVGGKETLTSNETLPEEAWPTQVSETKSRKIELTFEKGELVALDGETLAPVQAIQKLQAIAQPYGIGRDIHVGDTIIGIKGRVGFEAAAPIVIIKAHHTLEKHTLTKWQLSWKEQLSGFYGNWLHEGQFHDPIMRNIEAFLTDTQKVVSGKVFVELLPYRFNIIGIESEHDLMSNKFGSYGEMNNAWSGEDVKGFSKIFGNQVMIWHKVNSHED
- a CDS encoding GNAT family N-acetyltransferase → MNINDFIVQVALPEHRVFAEEICEEMAESAKARGTGIAKRSPEYVAGKMADGKAVIAFHKDGSWAGFCYIETWTHGQFVANSGLIVSPKYRKAGLAHAIKEKIFELSRQKYPKAKIFGLTTGLAVMKINSDLGYEPVTYSELTQDEEFWKGCQSCVNFEILKMKERKNCMCTAMLYDPVAQKHDVAKKFAEELHKKPKLYERFMRIKQRLVLKSKPHNKKGLKSLFLLFSILFK
- a CDS encoding M28 family peptidase codes for the protein MKKCLIILCLIIPRVVLSQDIKLTRAILDTLTSKTMWGRGYTHNGLGKAADYISAQFKTYGLSPMGGKTFKQDFSFSVNTFPGNMELKINGKSLVAGKEFIVMPESMGSVASGKLEQKDSTVFISSTDRLVLVLKDKLTWSVSNKVADYTGIEVLKKATTIPETFDINIENRFIPEFKTANICGLVRGTMRPDSLIVLTAHYDHLGGMGNTTYFPGANDNASGVSFLMSMAKHYAANPAPYTMAFICFSAEEPGLIGSQYFTEHPLIELNKIRFLVNLDMVGTGETGITVVNATEYPKEFALLNQVNDAHHYLAKINSRGKAANSDHYFFSEKGVPAFFIYTTGGISAYHDVFDRPDSLPFTKYNDLFKLFVDFNNKLMQ
- a CDS encoding YbaB/EbfC family nucleoid-associated protein; translation: MFDKLMAAQQKADEIKKRLDTISVYGEVEGGAIRITATANKAITSVEINDDFYKQADKEELEELLLTAINKALTQADQVSATEMQAATKDMLGGLGGMFGQ
- a CDS encoding metal-dependent hydrolase, which codes for MKYTYYGQSCFLLEADGKKFLFDPFITHNPLAKHIDIKSIEADYILVSHGHGDHVADLVEIANQTKAQVIAMVEVAGWIRKQGVQNVTDVNFGKAKFDFGTLRTVWATHSSSNPDGSYGGNPAGFVLELEGQTIYYAGDTALTMEMKILADLYHMNYAILPIGGHYTMDADDAVVAAKYLNCDEVIGVHYNTFQPIQIDTEAATAKFKRENKTLLLPEIGETIEL
- the polA gene encoding DNA polymerase I — protein: MKRLFLLDGMALIYRAHFALSKNPRFTSAGVNTSAVMGFANTLMEILKKENPTHIAVVFDTAAPTERHTDFEAYKAHRQSMPEDLSAALPYVFKLIEGFRIPVITKDGYEADDIIGTLAKEAEQKGFQVFCMTPDKDFAQLVTENIFIYKPARMGNEMEILGVKEVLEKWEVENVEQVIDILGLWGDAVDNIPGIPGIGEKTAKSLIKQYGSVENIIAHSHELKGKQRENVETFAEQGLLSKKLATILLNVPVEFDETALEVETPSRELLEPLFAELEFRTIGKRVFGDDFNRGGTTVVAQQTDLFGNAVGEPVRSVQVVVSPPPPPQHEMVPLKTIENTPHDYKLADTPELRKSLIELLQQQERISFDTETTGTDANLSDLVGISFSIKPGEGYYVPVPANKEGAQQIVDEFKPVLENENIVKIGQNIKYDMLILKWYGISLKGRLFDTMLAHYLIDPDTRHNMDVLSENYLNYSPISITTLIGAKGKGQGNMRDVPVEQVVDYAAEDADVTLQLANFFTPLLKELNAEKLATEVENPLIYVLADMEKEGVRIDMDTLINYSKELELDIRRFEQNVYDKCGIKFNLASPKQLGEVLFDKLQLDPKAKKTKTGQYQTGEDVLLALAHKSDIVQDILDFRQLQKLKSTYVDALPLLVNPKTGRVHTSYNQAVAATGRLSSNNPNLQNIPIRTERGREVRKAFIARDEDHILLSADYSQIELRIIAEISKEENMLEAFDKGIDIHTATAAKVYGLSIEEVDATQRRNAKAVNFGIIYGQSAFGLSQNLGIPRKEAAAIIDQYFTQYPGIKRYMADTMHAARENGYVETILGRRRYLRDINSANQTVRGFAERNAINAPIQGSAADMIKVAMINIHKDIQAQGLQSKMTMQVHDELVFDVLKTEVAAMKEIITHRMKTAIKTTVPIEIEIGEGVNWLAAH